The following are encoded in a window of Lichenicola cladoniae genomic DNA:
- a CDS encoding response regulator has product MASTRRDDLLRALPYARRYARALTGSQPRGDLLVAESLREMLASTDDTLTPRYGLYHWVTRRFDAGISTLPSLVDGLNSKQRQLLLLTALEEVPIEDAAPIVTLDLADAVTQLGDARERLRASAATDVLIIEDEPIIAMDIEELVQGCGHRVVGVASTEADAVRLAQATKPGLILADINLGLGGDGTSAVSRILKHHYAPVIFVTAYPERLLTGEAVEPAFVITKPFEPLTLAIATYQAVSGGVDLQ; this is encoded by the coding sequence ATGGCCAGCACGCGGCGCGATGATCTACTCCGCGCTCTTCCTTATGCACGACGTTATGCCCGTGCCCTTACCGGAAGCCAACCACGCGGCGATTTGCTGGTCGCGGAAAGCCTGCGCGAGATGCTCGCGTCGACCGACGATACGCTGACGCCCCGCTACGGCCTCTATCATTGGGTCACGCGGCGTTTCGATGCCGGCATTTCCACCCTGCCGTCGCTGGTCGACGGGCTGAACTCGAAGCAGCGGCAACTGCTGCTGCTCACCGCACTCGAGGAAGTACCGATCGAGGATGCGGCCCCAATCGTGACACTCGATCTTGCCGATGCGGTCACCCAGCTCGGCGATGCGCGCGAGCGCCTGCGTGCATCGGCTGCCACCGACGTGCTGATCATCGAGGACGAGCCGATCATCGCGATGGATATCGAGGAGCTGGTGCAGGGCTGCGGCCATCGTGTCGTTGGCGTAGCCTCGACGGAGGCCGATGCGGTGCGGCTGGCGCAGGCCACGAAGCCGGGCCTGATCCTCGCCGACATCAACCTCGGGCTTGGTGGGGACGGCACGTCGGCGGTCAGCCGGATCCTCAAGCATCATTATGCACCTGTGATCTTCGTGACCGCCTATCCGGAGCGGCTGCTGACCGGCGAAGCGGTCGAGCCGGCGTTCGTGATCACCAAACCGTTCGAGCCGTTGACGCTGGCAATCGCCACCTACCAGGCGGTCAGCGGCGGCGTCGACCTGCAGTAG
- a CDS encoding sigma-70 family RNA polymerase sigma factor: MSGLLPDLRAFARFLTRDVTAADDLVQDTVVRALAAHASFQPGTNLKAWLFTIERNAFYEQMRRKRREVRLLSEQMPVVEPQSPEAYRRGDLSDLQRVLWTLPPLLREALVLVGAQELSHEEAARICGVPVGTMKARVSRARSQLARTMGDGRTEG; this comes from the coding sequence ATGTCCGGGCTGCTGCCCGACCTGCGCGCATTCGCCCGGTTCCTGACCCGGGATGTGACGGCCGCAGACGACCTCGTGCAGGACACGGTCGTCCGCGCGCTGGCGGCGCATGCGTCCTTCCAGCCGGGGACCAACCTGAAAGCCTGGCTGTTCACGATCGAGCGCAACGCCTTCTATGAACAGATGCGCCGGAAGCGGCGCGAGGTCCGGCTGCTGAGCGAGCAGATGCCGGTCGTCGAGCCGCAGTCGCCGGAGGCGTATCGGCGAGGGGACCTGTCGGACCTGCAGCGCGTGTTGTGGACGTTGCCGCCGCTTCTGCGCGAGGCGCTGGTCCTGGTCGGGGCGCAGGAGCTGAGCCACGAGGAAGCCGCCAGGATCTGCGGCGTTCCGGTCGGCACCATGAAGGCTCGCGTCTCGCGGGCCCGCAGCCAGCTTGCCCGCACCATGGGTGACGGACGTACCGAAGGCTGA
- a CDS encoding sigma-70 family RNA polymerase sigma factor, which translates to MANSFHDQVITILPKLRVQALALTRNRAAAEDLVQDAVCNALSAQNSFIPGTNFPAWMHRILRNRFISNLRKRRDTTDIDDVPASAFATEAPHEDRLALKDLSKAMTRLPADQREALIMVVVQGMSYENLAEATGCAVGTAKSRVFRARRQLETWLMGEVPERADDRAAAARASAISRAMDARLLEASRAGRVTY; encoded by the coding sequence ATGGCGAACAGCTTCCACGACCAGGTCATCACCATTCTCCCAAAGCTTCGCGTGCAGGCGCTGGCGCTGACACGCAATCGGGCCGCGGCCGAGGATCTGGTGCAGGATGCGGTTTGCAACGCATTGTCGGCTCAGAACAGCTTCATCCCCGGCACGAATTTCCCGGCCTGGATGCACCGCATCCTTCGCAACCGGTTCATCTCCAACCTGCGCAAGCGCCGGGACACGACCGACATCGACGATGTGCCGGCGTCGGCGTTCGCGACCGAGGCGCCGCATGAGGATCGTCTCGCACTCAAGGATCTCAGCAAGGCGATGACTCGCCTGCCGGCAGACCAGCGTGAGGCGTTGATCATGGTCGTGGTCCAGGGGATGAGCTACGAGAACCTTGCCGAAGCGACGGGTTGCGCAGTCGGTACGGCGAAAAGCCGGGTGTTTCGCGCACGTCGTCAGCTGGAGACCTGGTTGATGGGCGAGGTTCCCGAGCGGGCCGACGACCGTGCCGCTGCTGCGCGGGCGAGCGCGATCAGCAGGGCGATGGATGCGCGTCTGCTGGAGGCAAGCCGGGCCGGACGTGTTACATACTGA
- a CDS encoding NepR family anti-sigma factor, whose protein sequence is MTPANDKPPLGRSQLPPKKKRRTDSAFDQWLQRGLHQMFDDVANEPVPEDLLKLIEDDREP, encoded by the coding sequence ATGACGCCAGCGAACGACAAGCCTCCACTCGGGCGTTCGCAACTCCCTCCGAAAAAGAAACGCAGGACCGACAGTGCGTTCGATCAGTGGCTGCAGCGGGGGCTTCATCAGATGTTCGACGATGTTGCCAACGAGCCCGTGCCCGAGGATCTCCTCAAGCTAATCGAGGATGATCGCGAGCCCTGA
- a CDS encoding sensor histidine kinase has translation MIASPDMGLSRLERLRHGGSRGRHLHRLLDSVSTRLVALIMLSVLPLAALASLLAWHNYETTRDASLSRAGVVAEALTIQSAQQIADTERMLRALSHQPGLQDPLQCTELLRLAKVLKTAPLISLRLMNTDGAVVCGEPVTSVVHRDTARPAVKSEAPVRDTITLRPVLHGYDGHGRALLRLSLDAMGPAGAGILVAEMPLGWARAEVDDAGLWHSLMGPAGETEAWLIGSDGSRVPLCRDCGWSMGRRGVVSKAYDAGSYLKRNMIGDISLLITTVPSKQESLARATFLWRVLAIVSLLAAGMAAVAMGANILIVAPLRAITHSVTEWRRAGAYDPRHTRLTPIELRQLSRAFTQATRTLNAHEERLEKAEAKQELLIKEIHHRVKNNLQIIASLLNLQANRIRQPEAKAEFASARDRVRALATLHRYLYSEGEMHTLNMRSFLLELCGQLFQAIGEKEGRRIRLDIEAPEIVMSTDQAVPLALVVTEAVSNAIKYAFPGGRSGVVSVRLAEETTGIATLVIEDDGVGIPAGRAETEAGIRDGLGIQLIRGFARQLGATLEVVEGEPGSDIKTTGTRYTLQVPLHPKVETYSGPDEAEGASV, from the coding sequence ATGATCGCGAGCCCTGACATGGGGTTGTCCCGACTGGAGCGGCTGCGTCATGGCGGATCGCGCGGCAGACACCTGCATCGACTGCTCGACAGCGTCAGCACCCGTCTCGTGGCGCTCATCATGCTGTCGGTCCTGCCGCTTGCAGCTCTGGCATCGCTGCTCGCTTGGCATAATTACGAAACGACGCGCGACGCCAGCCTGAGCCGGGCAGGAGTGGTGGCCGAGGCCCTCACCATCCAGTCCGCGCAGCAGATTGCCGATACCGAAAGAATGCTGCGCGCACTCTCGCATCAGCCCGGATTGCAGGACCCCCTGCAATGCACCGAACTGCTGCGTCTCGCGAAGGTCCTGAAGACCGCGCCGCTGATCAGCCTCAGGCTGATGAACACCGATGGTGCGGTGGTCTGCGGAGAGCCCGTCACCAGCGTCGTCCACCGCGACACGGCACGACCGGCCGTAAAGAGCGAAGCGCCCGTCCGCGACACGATCACCCTGCGGCCGGTGCTGCATGGGTATGACGGCCACGGCCGTGCGCTGCTCCGACTGTCGCTGGACGCGATGGGTCCTGCGGGAGCCGGCATACTCGTCGCCGAGATGCCGCTCGGATGGGCCCGTGCCGAGGTCGACGATGCCGGCCTCTGGCATTCGCTGATGGGCCCGGCCGGGGAGACCGAGGCATGGCTGATCGGCTCCGACGGCAGCCGTGTCCCACTGTGCCGCGATTGCGGCTGGTCGATGGGCCGCAGAGGTGTGGTCTCGAAAGCATACGACGCGGGCAGCTACCTCAAGCGAAACATGATCGGCGACATCTCCCTGCTGATCACCACGGTGCCCAGCAAGCAGGAAAGTCTTGCCCGGGCGACCTTCCTCTGGCGGGTGCTTGCGATCGTCTCGCTCCTGGCAGCCGGGATGGCCGCCGTCGCGATGGGCGCCAACATCCTGATCGTCGCGCCACTCCGCGCGATCACCCATTCGGTTACCGAGTGGCGACGCGCCGGGGCCTATGACCCTCGTCATACGCGGCTGACCCCGATCGAACTCAGGCAGCTCTCGCGAGCCTTCACCCAGGCGACGCGGACGCTGAACGCGCATGAGGAGCGCCTGGAGAAAGCCGAGGCCAAGCAGGAGCTGCTGATCAAGGAAATCCACCATCGGGTGAAGAACAACCTGCAGATCATCGCCTCGCTGCTGAACCTGCAGGCCAACCGGATCCGCCAGCCGGAAGCCAAGGCCGAGTTCGCATCCGCCCGTGACCGGGTACGCGCGCTGGCGACGCTGCACCGCTATCTCTACTCCGAGGGCGAGATGCACACGTTGAACATGCGTTCGTTCCTCCTTGAGCTATGCGGCCAGCTGTTTCAGGCGATCGGCGAGAAGGAAGGTCGGCGGATCAGGCTCGACATCGAGGCACCGGAGATCGTGATGTCCACCGACCAGGCGGTTCCGCTGGCCCTGGTGGTGACCGAGGCGGTCAGCAACGCCATCAAGTACGCCTTTCCGGGTGGGCGCAGCGGCGTGGTGTCGGTGCGGCTGGCCGAGGAGACGACCGGTATCGCCACGCTGGTGATCGAGGATGATGGCGTCGGGATCCCGGCTGGACGGGCCGAGACCGAGGCCGGGATTCGCGACGGGCTGGGCATCCAGCTGATCCGCGGCTTCGCGCGCCAGCTCGGCGCGACGCTGGAGGTGGTGGAGGGCGAGCCCGGTTCCGACATCAAGACGACCGGCACCCGTTACACGCTGCAGGTGCCGCTGCACCCCAAGGTCGAGACCTATTCGGGACCGGACGAGGCCGAAGGAGCATCGGTCTAG
- the cydD gene encoding thiol reductant ABC exporter subunit CydD, whose translation MTANRTLIRAWSRTQSRIGRRQAMPAILFGLASTALAIGQAWCIAVILAHALAWAFAGNKHVVPPPGWELVVLFGLLALMRAGLQIQQETRAAATASASRRRLRGEALAAVLAEGPSLLRRQHSGALTALLVDRIEALDGFFGRWIPAATLAMLSPGLVLLVVLVVQPRAALVLLLCGLAVPVSQAVFGIGAAVASRRQFMAMSRLQARFLDRIRGIATIVLAGRADDEADRLGIAADELRQRTMRVLRVAFLSSAALDCALAVALVVIALLDGRALLAGGSTVSWVGALLLPRSLFALLLVPEFFAPLRSFALAYQDRMQAAGAAEALDDLAPRDRAGQRLDAAQIPPQVSPPPVRTVAANGVSVAFEGVSFAWDAARGLALDDVSFRIPAQETMVLAGPSGSGKSTIIEMLLGFVSPDEGRITLNGADLASIVPEALSRMTSWIGQRPLLFAGSVRDNVLFARPDASDADLAAALRAAAMDEFVAQLPAGLDTVIGEGGYGLSGGQAQRVAIARAFLRNAPLLLLDEPTAHLDPVTEKEILDSLRRLAVGRTVLLASHSSAAHAFLGRRLDLAQGRIVRPPAYTQEASV comes from the coding sequence ATGACCGCCAACCGAACACTCATCCGCGCCTGGTCGCGCACCCAGTCCCGGATCGGCAGGCGTCAGGCGATGCCGGCGATCCTGTTCGGCCTTGCCTCGACGGCCCTCGCCATCGGCCAGGCCTGGTGCATTGCCGTGATACTGGCCCACGCCCTGGCCTGGGCGTTTGCCGGCAACAAGCACGTCGTGCCCCCGCCCGGTTGGGAGCTGGTCGTCCTGTTCGGGCTGCTGGCCCTGATGCGGGCCGGGCTGCAGATCCAGCAGGAAACCCGCGCGGCTGCCACCGCCTCCGCGTCACGCCGGCGCCTGCGCGGCGAAGCCCTTGCGGCGGTGCTGGCCGAAGGCCCGTCACTGCTGCGCCGCCAGCACAGCGGCGCATTGACCGCCCTGCTGGTCGACCGGATCGAGGCGCTGGACGGATTCTTCGGACGATGGATTCCCGCGGCGACGCTGGCGATGCTGTCTCCCGGCCTGGTGCTGCTGGTCGTGCTGGTCGTGCAGCCTCGGGCGGCACTGGTCCTGCTGTTGTGCGGCCTGGCGGTCCCGGTTTCGCAGGCGGTGTTCGGGATCGGCGCGGCGGTAGCGTCACGGCGTCAGTTCATGGCGATGAGCCGCCTGCAGGCGCGCTTCCTCGACCGTATCCGCGGGATCGCCACGATCGTGCTGGCCGGGCGCGCCGACGACGAGGCCGACCGCCTCGGCATAGCAGCCGATGAGTTGCGCCAGCGCACCATGCGTGTGCTGCGGGTTGCATTCCTGTCATCCGCAGCCCTGGATTGTGCGCTTGCAGTCGCCCTGGTGGTGATCGCACTTCTGGATGGGAGGGCGTTGCTGGCCGGAGGCTCCACCGTGTCATGGGTCGGCGCCCTGCTCCTGCCGCGCTCGCTGTTCGCGCTGCTCCTGGTGCCCGAGTTTTTCGCCCCGCTCCGCAGTTTCGCGCTCGCCTACCAGGACCGCATGCAGGCGGCGGGTGCCGCCGAAGCGCTGGATGACCTGGCCCCGCGCGATCGCGCCGGCCAGCGTCTCGACGCCGCACAAATCCCGCCGCAAGTCTCGCCGCCGCCGGTTCGCACGGTTGCCGCGAACGGGGTCAGCGTGGCCTTCGAAGGGGTATCCTTTGCCTGGGACGCCGCGCGCGGTCTGGCCCTCGACGACGTCAGCTTCCGTATTCCCGCCCAGGAAACCATGGTGCTGGCCGGTCCCTCGGGCAGCGGCAAGTCCACCATCATCGAGATGCTGCTCGGCTTCGTCAGTCCCGACGAGGGCCGGATCACCCTGAACGGCGCCGACCTGGCCTCTATCGTGCCGGAGGCGCTGTCGCGCATGACGTCCTGGATCGGCCAGCGACCGCTGCTGTTCGCCGGCTCGGTGCGGGACAACGTGCTGTTCGCGCGCCCCGACGCCTCGGATGCGGACCTGGCCGCCGCCCTGCGTGCGGCTGCGATGGACGAATTCGTGGCCCAGCTTCCCGCAGGGCTCGACACCGTCATCGGCGAGGGCGGCTACGGCCTGTCCGGCGGGCAGGCGCAGCGTGTGGCGATCGCCCGGGCCTTCCTGCGCAATGCGCCGCTGCTGCTGCTGGACGAGCCGACCGCGCACCTCGATCCGGTCACCGAGAAGGAGATACTGGACAGCCTGCGCCGCCTGGCAGTCGGCCGCACGGTGTTGCTGGCCAGCCATTCGTCGGCGGCCCACGCTTTTCTCGGCCGGCGCCTGGATCTCGCCCAGGGCCGTATCGTCCGCCCGCCCGCCTACACCCAGGAAGCCAGCGTATGA
- the cydC gene encoding thiol reductant ABC exporter subunit CydC — MSDLADHDSGTSGQGLRPILTILSLWRRRAPGLVIGLIVSVLAFGFGLALLGASGLRLAGTGAGIVLASALLLRLLGVGRVVLRYGERLTTHDAMFRALADLRVWFFRKLARSAAGGLGFRRSGDLLSRMVGDVEALDGLYLRILVPLAGGLVALPIVFLLALHHGLGLALVLALLFVLAAFVLPFLAGRLVNHDSAALAGRSARLRVSVLDLVSGLREVRAFNAEGRMLAGLQARESALLSLQQTLAHRNAVAGAASFLCQQLAVVVVLASVAGLAFGRMNPIFATLLLFVLFACFEIVGGLTRAGALAGHVAHAAGRVVGVDAGIAPPVPAVAPATPSGHALRFRDVGFRWQPDRPPVFEHLTLDIPQGARIAVLGPSGSGKSSLAALLLRVAAPQTGAISLGGVDLAELDEATLRSSIAWLSQSTHLFDDTIRANLLLGRPGATDAELWQALDQAAVGDVVRGLPDTLDNWLGEGGAGLSGGQGRRIALARTLLSPAPILILDEPGAGLDAETEQAFLATLNTVAAGRTVILIAHRLTGVERLDRIWRLSNGIATAAAG, encoded by the coding sequence ATGAGCGACCTCGCGGATCATGATTCCGGCACGTCCGGCCAGGGCCTGCGTCCAATACTGACCATCCTCTCGCTCTGGCGTCGCCGTGCGCCCGGGCTGGTGATCGGGCTGATCGTCTCCGTGCTGGCATTCGGGTTCGGGCTGGCCCTGCTCGGTGCATCCGGCTTGCGGCTGGCCGGGACCGGTGCGGGGATCGTCCTCGCCTCCGCCCTGCTGCTGCGCCTGCTCGGCGTCGGCAGGGTGGTGCTCCGCTACGGCGAACGCCTCACGACGCATGACGCGATGTTTCGGGCGCTGGCCGATCTCAGGGTCTGGTTCTTCCGGAAACTGGCACGCAGCGCCGCTGGCGGCCTCGGCTTCCGCCGCTCGGGCGACCTGCTCTCCCGGATGGTCGGCGATGTCGAGGCGCTTGACGGGCTCTACTTGCGTATCCTGGTGCCGCTGGCCGGCGGGCTCGTGGCACTGCCGATCGTGTTCCTGCTGGCGCTGCATCATGGGCTCGGGCTTGCACTGGTGCTGGCGCTCCTGTTCGTGCTGGCGGCGTTCGTGTTGCCGTTCCTTGCCGGCCGGCTGGTAAATCACGACTCGGCCGCACTGGCCGGGCGGTCGGCGCGCCTGCGCGTCTCGGTGCTGGATCTGGTCAGCGGACTGCGCGAGGTGCGCGCCTTCAATGCGGAGGGTCGCATGCTTGCCGGCCTACAGGCGCGCGAATCCGCGCTGCTGTCGCTGCAGCAGACCCTCGCGCACCGCAACGCGGTGGCTGGCGCCGCGTCGTTCCTGTGCCAGCAGCTCGCCGTGGTGGTCGTGCTGGCGTCGGTCGCCGGCCTGGCGTTCGGCCGGATGAACCCGATCTTCGCGACGCTGCTGCTGTTCGTGCTGTTCGCCTGCTTCGAGATCGTCGGCGGCCTGACCAGGGCCGGAGCATTGGCGGGCCATGTCGCCCATGCGGCCGGGCGCGTCGTCGGCGTCGATGCCGGGATTGCCCCGCCTGTCCCGGCAGTGGCTCCGGCAACACCGAGCGGGCACGCGTTGCGGTTCCGCGATGTCGGGTTTCGCTGGCAGCCGGACCGCCCGCCGGTCTTCGAGCACCTGACGCTGGACATACCGCAGGGCGCGCGCATCGCGGTGCTTGGACCGTCCGGATCGGGCAAGTCCAGCCTTGCGGCGCTGCTGCTCCGGGTGGCGGCGCCGCAGACCGGTGCGATCAGCCTCGGCGGCGTCGATCTGGCCGAACTGGACGAGGCGACGCTCCGCTCCAGCATCGCCTGGCTGAGCCAGTCCACCCATCTGTTCGACGATACGATCCGGGCCAACCTGCTGCTCGGCCGTCCGGGTGCGACGGATGCCGAACTCTGGCAGGCGCTCGACCAGGCTGCAGTCGGCGACGTGGTGCGCGGGCTGCCCGATACGCTCGATAACTGGCTGGGCGAAGGCGGCGCCGGTCTGTCGGGCGGGCAGGGACGACGGATCGCGCTGGCGCGCACACTGCTTTCGCCGGCACCGATCCTGATCCTGGACGAGCCCGGCGCAGGACTCGATGCCGAGACCGAGCAGGCCTTCCTGGCCACGCTGAACACCGTGGCGGCCGGTCGGACCGTCATCCTGATCGCGCATCGCCTGACGGGCGTGGAACGGCTGGACCGGATCTGGCGTCTGTCCAATGGAATCGCGACCGCCGCGGCCGGCTGA
- a CDS encoding OmpA family protein, whose product MRRLSCLVGFCLLSGCATFDGAPDTVGRKYVVFFTKGSASITGSGTGVVSHAAIAAKRSADYSVLVEGYAAANGDHDSEVLLSHARTEAVAAALRADGVEGSRIHEDPRPPSNEDRGVAARRVEIGFVSP is encoded by the coding sequence ATGCGTCGCCTGTCATGTCTTGTCGGATTCTGCCTGTTGTCGGGCTGCGCCACCTTTGACGGTGCGCCGGACACCGTCGGACGGAAGTACGTCGTATTCTTCACGAAGGGATCGGCGTCGATCACCGGATCCGGAACTGGCGTCGTGTCGCATGCGGCGATTGCTGCGAAGCGAAGTGCCGATTACTCCGTGCTGGTCGAAGGCTATGCCGCCGCCAACGGTGATCACGACTCGGAGGTTCTGCTGTCGCACGCACGGACCGAGGCAGTCGCTGCCGCGCTCCGGGCCGACGGTGTGGAAGGGTCTCGCATTCACGAGGATCCACGGCCGCCGTCCAACGAGGATCGTGGCGTTGCCGCGCGCCGGGTCGAAATCGGCTTCGTCTCCCCCTGA
- the recQ gene encoding DNA helicase RecQ: protein MRPTRDAGQQPESPSAVLARVFGFPGFRGLQQQAIDRVMAGGDVLLLMPTGGGKSICYQLPALCRPGMGLVVSPLIALMDDQVAALRQVGVNAAALHSELEPEEAARIKSDLAGGRLDLLYVSPERLLSPGMLDRLSRLEISVIAIDEAHCVSAWGHEFRPEYRALAQLPQRLPGVPRIALTATADPRTRSDIIDALAMPDAEVLVASFHRPNLHITARPKGSELTQLLELLGRHKDEASIVYCGSRNKTERIARSLRERGWPAIPFHAGLAPIEKRAGLLRFRSGEPVVICATIAFGMGIDRPDVRSVVHLDMPDSPEGYYQQIGRAGRDGERSDTLLLFGGEDMARARHWLDQSQAPVAQKRFMSQRLESMIGLAETTSCRTRALLACFGEDLAVDCGHCDNCISPLATFDGTVAAQKVLSAIYRTGQMFGALHIVSVLRGKQTEAVKRHRHDELALYGIGKEKSDGFWRSVIRQLVARGALKIQGEYASLALHESVARPILRGEQPVMLSEDAAATLGSVTSASPSRSSSGAAVRALDTTAEARFAALRNWRLTEARSQAVPPYVIFSDATLRDIAADQPDSHAALAEIKGVGVSKLERYADAVLGILRG from the coding sequence ATCCGGCCGACGCGGGACGCAGGACAGCAGCCAGAGAGCCCGAGCGCCGTCCTCGCACGTGTCTTCGGCTTCCCGGGATTCCGGGGGCTGCAGCAGCAGGCGATCGATCGTGTCATGGCAGGCGGCGATGTGCTCCTGCTGATGCCGACCGGCGGCGGCAAGAGCATCTGCTACCAGCTCCCGGCCTTGTGCCGCCCGGGCATGGGACTGGTGGTGTCGCCGCTTATCGCGCTGATGGACGACCAGGTGGCGGCGCTGCGGCAGGTCGGCGTCAATGCGGCGGCGCTGCATTCCGAGCTCGAGCCGGAGGAAGCCGCGCGCATCAAGTCAGACCTCGCCGGCGGACGACTGGACCTGCTGTATGTCTCTCCCGAGCGGCTGCTGTCGCCCGGCATGCTGGACCGGCTGTCCCGTCTGGAAATCTCGGTCATCGCGATCGACGAGGCCCATTGCGTGTCGGCCTGGGGCCATGAGTTCCGGCCGGAATACCGCGCCCTGGCGCAACTGCCGCAACGCCTGCCCGGCGTGCCGCGCATCGCGCTGACCGCCACCGCCGATCCGCGCACCCGCTCCGACATCATCGACGCGCTGGCGATGCCGGACGCGGAAGTGCTGGTGGCGAGCTTCCATCGCCCCAACCTGCACATCACCGCCCGGCCGAAAGGCTCCGAGCTGACGCAGCTGCTGGAACTGCTCGGCCGGCACAAGGACGAGGCCTCGATCGTCTATTGCGGCAGCCGCAATAAGACCGAGCGGATCGCCCGGTCGCTGCGCGAACGCGGCTGGCCGGCGATCCCGTTCCATGCCGGGCTGGCGCCGATCGAGAAGCGCGCAGGATTGCTGCGGTTCCGGTCCGGCGAGCCGGTCGTGATCTGCGCCACCATCGCCTTCGGCATGGGCATCGACCGGCCGGACGTACGCAGCGTGGTCCATCTCGACATGCCCGACAGCCCCGAGGGCTACTACCAGCAGATCGGCCGCGCCGGCCGCGACGGCGAGCGATCGGACACGCTGCTGCTGTTCGGCGGCGAGGACATGGCCCGCGCCCGCCACTGGCTCGACCAGAGCCAGGCCCCCGTGGCCCAGAAGCGGTTCATGAGCCAGCGGCTGGAGTCGATGATCGGGCTGGCCGAAACCACCTCCTGCCGCACCCGTGCGTTGCTGGCCTGCTTCGGCGAGGATCTCGCGGTCGATTGCGGCCATTGCGACAACTGCATATCGCCGCTCGCCACGTTCGACGGCACCGTCGCCGCGCAGAAGGTGCTCTCGGCGATCTACCGGACCGGCCAGATGTTCGGCGCCCTGCATATCGTTTCGGTGCTGCGCGGCAAGCAGACCGAGGCGGTCAAGCGTCATCGCCACGACGAGCTCGCGCTGTACGGCATCGGCAAGGAGAAGTCGGACGGGTTCTGGCGCAGCGTGATCCGCCAGCTGGTGGCGCGTGGCGCGCTCAAGATCCAGGGCGAATATGCCAGCCTGGCGCTGCACGAGAGCGTCGCGCGGCCGATCCTGCGTGGCGAACAGCCGGTGATGCTGAGCGAGGACGCCGCCGCGACATTGGGCAGCGTGACGTCGGCATCCCCATCGCGCAGCAGCTCGGGCGCCGCCGTGCGGGCGCTCGACACCACCGCCGAGGCCCGGTTCGCCGCCCTGCGCAACTGGCGGCTGACCGAGGCCCGCTCGCAGGCGGTGCCGCCCTACGTGATCTTCAGCGACGCCACCTTGCGCGACATCGCCGCAGACCAGCCGGACAGCCATGCCGCGCTGGCGGAGATCAAGGGCGTCGGCGTCTCCAAGCTCGAGCGCTACGCCGATGCGGTGCTAGGCATCCTGCGCGGCTGA
- a CDS encoding aldo/keto reductase family oxidoreductase has protein sequence MNSTREADTFLFGDRQVRRLGYGAMQLAGPGVFGPPKDHDAAIAVLRAVVEAGIDHIDTSDFYGPHVTNQLIREALHPYPDDLVIVTKLGARRGEDGSWNPAFSPEALTSAVHDNLRNLGLDVLEIVNLRLMFSHQGPAEGSIEASFSVLADLQRQGLIRHLGLSNATALQVAEARRMAEIVCVQNNYNLAHRADDALIDDLAASGIAYVPFFPLGGFTPLQSTTLSEVAAQLGATPMQVALAWLLHRAPNVLLIPGTSSLAHLRENLAAAELELPDDVLAKLDTIGRPAAPASAAQDA, from the coding sequence ATGAACAGCACTCGTGAAGCCGACACCTTCCTTTTCGGCGACCGGCAAGTCCGGCGTCTCGGCTACGGCGCCATGCAGCTTGCCGGCCCCGGCGTGTTCGGGCCGCCCAAGGATCATGACGCGGCGATCGCGGTCCTGCGCGCCGTGGTCGAAGCCGGCATCGACCATATCGACACCAGCGATTTCTACGGACCGCACGTCACCAACCAGCTGATCCGCGAGGCGCTCCACCCCTATCCGGACGATCTGGTCATCGTGACGAAACTCGGGGCGCGACGCGGCGAAGACGGCTCGTGGAACCCGGCCTTCTCGCCCGAAGCCCTGACAAGTGCGGTGCATGACAATCTGCGCAACCTGGGGCTGGACGTGCTCGAAATCGTCAACCTGCGGCTCATGTTCAGCCACCAGGGCCCCGCGGAGGGATCGATCGAGGCGTCGTTCTCCGTGCTGGCCGACCTGCAGCGGCAGGGACTCATCCGGCATCTCGGCCTGAGCAACGCCACCGCGCTCCAGGTCGCGGAAGCGCGCCGGATGGCGGAAATCGTGTGCGTGCAGAACAACTACAATCTCGCGCACCGCGCGGACGATGCGCTGATCGACGACCTCGCGGCGTCCGGTATCGCATACGTGCCGTTCTTTCCGCTCGGCGGCTTCACACCGCTGCAATCCACGACGCTCTCGGAGGTGGCGGCACAGCTCGGGGCGACGCCGATGCAGGTGGCACTCGCCTGGCTGCTGCACCGGGCGCCGAACGTGCTGCTGATCCCCGGCACCTCGTCGCTGGCGCATCTGCGCGAGAACCTGGCGGCGGCGGAACTGGAACTGCCGGACGACGTGCTCGCGAAGCTCGACACGATCGGCCGACCAGCCGCTCCGGCTTCAGCCGCGCAGGATGCCTAG